A region of Natribaculum luteum DNA encodes the following proteins:
- a CDS encoding ABC transporter permease, whose protein sequence is MDEDTDTRTKTDGGTAPGDVTFEQVDWDEIDADGVARSRKRVAWLAVVSLWSIGVAYDLYSRFVAETGQAAFPVLGPVSPVDWLWSFTLLVLLYYGVVPLYENPRMTRYYWKEFKKNKAAVVSALYLIVVFAVGVIGPRVLPEPGPTPGLENQPPVWGSIEAYNAGTNCAGGMTTVDGVTMCQGSWQHPLGTTSSGEDILLSSIYGMEVSMQVGLIATLMSIAVAAAVGLTAAYYGGLVDEVLMRYVDIQMTFPTFFLFLLLAYTIGGSLFVLILIFGLFGWGSSARIMRSEALQRREEPYMQAAKNAGASSLWTIRRHLLPNISNSLITAATLTIPSIILAEAAIAFLGLGDPTVPSWGRLIADGRDQLRTAWWISTIPGGFLFFTILAFNFLGDALRDALDPRHGGSGE, encoded by the coding sequence ATGGACGAGGATACGGATACGCGGACGAAGACGGACGGCGGTACCGCACCTGGGGACGTGACCTTCGAGCAGGTCGACTGGGACGAGATCGACGCCGACGGCGTGGCGCGATCGAGAAAGCGGGTCGCCTGGCTCGCCGTCGTGAGCCTGTGGTCGATCGGGGTGGCGTACGATCTGTACTCTCGATTCGTCGCCGAAACCGGGCAGGCGGCGTTTCCGGTGCTGGGACCGGTCTCGCCGGTCGACTGGCTGTGGTCGTTTACGCTGCTCGTCCTCCTGTATTACGGCGTCGTCCCGCTGTACGAGAATCCGCGGATGACCCGCTACTACTGGAAGGAGTTCAAGAAAAACAAAGCGGCAGTCGTCAGCGCGCTGTACCTGATCGTCGTCTTCGCGGTCGGTGTGATCGGTCCTCGTGTGCTTCCGGAACCCGGACCGACGCCGGGGCTGGAGAATCAGCCGCCGGTCTGGGGATCGATCGAAGCGTACAACGCCGGGACCAACTGTGCCGGCGGGATGACGACGGTAGACGGCGTGACGATGTGTCAGGGAAGCTGGCAACATCCACTCGGGACGACCTCCTCGGGCGAGGACATCCTGCTGTCGAGCATCTACGGGATGGAGGTGAGCATGCAGGTCGGCCTGATCGCGACGCTGATGAGCATCGCCGTCGCTGCGGCGGTCGGCCTGACGGCCGCCTACTACGGCGGCCTCGTCGACGAGGTGCTGATGCGCTACGTCGATATCCAGATGACGTTCCCAACGTTCTTCCTGTTCCTGTTGCTCGCGTACACGATCGGCGGCAGCCTGTTCGTGCTCATCCTCATCTTCGGCCTGTTCGGGTGGGGGTCGTCCGCCCGAATCATGCGCTCGGAAGCGCTCCAGCGCCGCGAGGAGCCGTACATGCAGGCCGCGAAGAACGCTGGTGCATCGAGTCTCTGGACGATTCGCCGGCACCTCCTGCCGAACATCTCGAACAGCCTCATCACCGCCGCAACGCTGACGATTCCGTCGATCATCCTGGCTGAGGCCGCGATCGCGTTCCTCGGACTCGGGGATCCCACGGTTCCGTCGTGGGGGCGGCTGATCGCGGACGGTCGCGATCAACTCCGCACCGCGTGGTGGATCTCGACGATCCCGGGCGGATTCCTGTTTTTCACCATCCTCGCGTTCAACTTCCTCGGCGACGCGCTCCGGGACGCGCTCGACCCGAGACACGGAGGGAGTGGAGAATGA
- a CDS encoding ABC transporter permease, producing the protein MKWYVIRRVLWAAFASFLILTITFVLMDQVPNQQLMQAEFQAAINDVDVETAVQAERERLGLDRPFHERYVDFMTNVFQGDWGWSYEYDQPVVDVVRETVPYSLLYGVPAIVLSTIIGTAIGLYSAVNQYTKKDYAATFAAFFGISIPNFWFGIVLLVVFGSWLGWVDIGWNAALPKAADGSWTLLETAGSDHPAFFRQDFEGERYVGILSPANLKQLILPTFVLMTGAIASVMRYARAEALEYVDADFVKTAKSKGVSSRAIVAKHIFRPASIPLMTILVGRILGLVLFGSYLIEVVFGIPGIGLASFQAIIRQDTDLVAITILLPTFVAIVGNLIEDIMYAVLDPRIDYGDR; encoded by the coding sequence ATGAAATGGTATGTCATTCGCCGGGTGCTCTGGGCCGCATTCGCGTCGTTTCTCATCCTCACGATCACGTTCGTGCTGATGGACCAGGTTCCGAACCAGCAGCTCATGCAGGCGGAGTTCCAGGCGGCAATAAACGACGTGGACGTCGAAACGGCCGTCCAGGCAGAGAGGGAACGGCTCGGCCTGGATCGACCGTTCCACGAACGATACGTCGACTTCATGACGAACGTCTTCCAGGGTGACTGGGGCTGGTCCTACGAGTACGACCAGCCGGTCGTCGACGTCGTCCGTGAAACCGTCCCGTACTCGCTGCTGTACGGGGTTCCCGCGATCGTCCTGTCGACGATCATCGGGACTGCGATCGGGCTCTACTCGGCGGTCAACCAGTACACGAAGAAAGACTACGCGGCGACGTTCGCGGCCTTCTTCGGGATCAGCATTCCGAACTTCTGGTTCGGGATCGTGTTGCTCGTCGTCTTCGGATCGTGGCTCGGCTGGGTCGACATCGGCTGGAACGCTGCACTCCCGAAGGCGGCGGACGGAAGCTGGACCCTACTCGAGACCGCTGGCTCCGACCATCCGGCGTTCTTCCGCCAGGATTTCGAGGGCGAGCGCTACGTCGGCATCCTCAGTCCGGCGAACCTCAAACAGCTCATCCTGCCGACGTTCGTGCTGATGACGGGCGCGATCGCCTCGGTCATGCGCTACGCGCGCGCGGAAGCACTCGAGTACGTCGACGCCGACTTCGTCAAGACCGCGAAGTCGAAAGGCGTCAGCAGCCGGGCGATCGTCGCCAAGCACATCTTCCGGCCAGCGTCGATTCCGTTGATGACGATCCTCGTCGGGCGGATCCTCGGACTGGTCCTGTTCGGCTCGTACCTGATCGAGGTGGTGTTCGGGATACCCGGCATCGGGCTGGCGTCGTTCCAGGCAATCATCAGGCAGGACACTGACCTGGTCGCGATAACGATCCTCCTGCCGACGTTCGTCGCGATCGTCGGCAACCTGATCGAGGACATCATGTACGCGGTACTCGACCCGCGGATCGACTACGGTGATCGCTAA
- a CDS encoding ABC transporter substrate-binding protein, protein MSNRFTGDKRANLKATSSRRRVLQTVGIGAAAGLAGCFGSEPDDDNDPSADLPEVELYGPDGDRIAPTIFFDQGDDTHQDIASQIQSDLEKIGVDLQLEGKTQLIGDHFGSEPLPGEDPEDFEYNPGLFNAGPPDRTRTVSDWDMLYGIAANSYPRTPGNTDTFWLKDSGTNAYGYVPEVDMKGLYEEFRNAETEAEQQEYLNEIMGALTDELPANFMSESLRFWGFEERINTSDEFNLYGYSPDWINRYRDDQTVGGDYVWLTGNQFNEAYLPEQEDVNSSYRTGLISDTSYAVDTNDEVFPLFMDVEDSGDGEVWICTLRDNLEFGTDADGNPYGQMTAEDWVFQIENVHGVADDAADMWNEDLPPGQPEEWVDVENVEQTGELEFQIELVEPDPLFPLRPILWSEYCYPRALYEQYAPDAEALRQSDEVQEFTWTGNLGAYTFEDRTPGQTGSFTAVRNDDYYMREHTDDSNVQVMDDAWADAPYFDQFQFDVEAEQSTRVERFRNTEADRMELPSENVQEFQEAVDEIRVEDQQDPFISFLFFNQRSNGSILTRERDGREAIARVVDKETITQDIRRGQADPAVTFQPTWSDWYDESAVDVYGIDITEDDIVAARDLLRDNDNFTLEEV, encoded by the coding sequence ATGTCAAACCGTTTCACGGGAGACAAACGTGCGAACCTGAAAGCGACGAGTTCCCGCCGACGAGTCCTCCAGACGGTCGGTATCGGTGCCGCCGCCGGTCTCGCCGGCTGTTTCGGATCCGAGCCGGACGACGACAACGATCCGTCAGCGGACCTTCCGGAAGTCGAACTGTACGGGCCGGACGGTGATCGGATCGCACCGACGATTTTCTTCGATCAAGGTGACGACACCCACCAGGACATCGCGTCCCAGATACAGAGCGACCTCGAGAAGATCGGCGTCGACCTGCAACTCGAGGGCAAGACGCAACTCATCGGCGACCACTTCGGTTCGGAACCGCTGCCGGGTGAGGATCCAGAGGACTTCGAGTACAATCCGGGCCTGTTCAACGCTGGTCCGCCGGACCGAACCCGGACCGTCTCCGACTGGGACATGCTCTATGGCATCGCCGCAAACTCGTACCCGCGGACCCCGGGGAACACCGACACGTTCTGGCTGAAAGACTCGGGGACGAACGCCTACGGCTACGTTCCCGAAGTCGACATGAAGGGTCTGTACGAGGAGTTCCGGAACGCCGAAACGGAAGCGGAACAGCAGGAGTACCTCAACGAGATCATGGGTGCGCTCACCGACGAACTCCCGGCGAACTTCATGTCGGAGTCGCTGCGATTCTGGGGGTTCGAGGAGCGCATCAACACGTCAGACGAGTTCAACCTCTACGGCTACTCGCCCGACTGGATCAACCGATATCGCGACGACCAGACTGTCGGCGGCGACTACGTCTGGCTGACAGGCAATCAGTTCAACGAGGCGTACCTGCCCGAACAGGAGGACGTCAACTCGAGTTACAGGACGGGCCTCATCTCCGACACCTCCTACGCGGTCGACACGAACGACGAGGTCTTTCCGCTGTTCATGGACGTCGAGGATAGCGGCGACGGGGAGGTGTGGATCTGCACCCTCCGGGACAACCTCGAGTTTGGGACCGACGCGGACGGCAACCCGTACGGCCAGATGACCGCAGAAGACTGGGTCTTCCAGATCGAGAACGTCCACGGCGTGGCCGACGACGCGGCCGACATGTGGAACGAGGATCTGCCGCCGGGCCAGCCTGAAGAGTGGGTGGACGTCGAGAACGTCGAACAGACCGGAGAACTCGAGTTCCAGATCGAACTCGTCGAACCGGACCCGCTGTTCCCACTCCGGCCGATCCTGTGGAGCGAGTACTGTTACCCGCGAGCGCTCTACGAGCAGTACGCGCCCGACGCGGAGGCGCTTCGCCAGTCCGACGAGGTACAGGAGTTCACCTGGACCGGCAACCTCGGCGCGTACACGTTCGAAGATCGAACGCCCGGACAGACGGGATCGTTCACAGCCGTCCGCAACGACGACTACTACATGCGCGAGCACACGGACGACAGCAACGTCCAGGTCATGGACGACGCGTGGGCGGACGCGCCCTACTTCGATCAGTTCCAGTTCGACGTCGAGGCCGAGCAGTCGACCCGCGTCGAGCGGTTCCGCAACACGGAGGCCGACCGGATGGAACTCCCGAGCGAGAACGTCCAGGAATTCCAGGAAGCCGTCGACGAGATCCGCGTCGAAGACCAGCAGGACCCGTTTATCAGCTTCCTCTTTTTCAACCAGCGATCGAACGGGAGCATCCTGACTCGGGAGCGGGACGGCCGGGAAGCCATCGCGCGCGTGGTCGACAAGGAGACGATCACCCAGGACATCCGGCGCGGGCAGGCTGACCCCGCGGTCACCTTCCAGCCGACGTGGTCCGACTGGTACGACGAGTCTGCGGTCGACGTCTACGGCATCGACATCACCGAAGACGACATCGTCGCGGCGCGTGACCTCCTGCGCGACAACGACAACTTCACGCTCGAAGAGGTCTGA
- a CDS encoding GtrA family protein, giving the protein MSDSFADVIRSRLTVLFSKSRFGQFASVGAVGAIVDNLVLVALVEFTALGPVVAKAISWELGIAVIFTINERWTFATFGESGTRALARRFLRSNVVRFGGFLVTLAVLAALVYGFAVWYVTANVIGIGVGFFVNYVCESLYTWQVHRGGR; this is encoded by the coding sequence ATGAGCGACTCGTTTGCCGACGTGATTCGGAGCCGTCTGACGGTCCTGTTCTCGAAGTCGCGGTTCGGTCAGTTCGCGTCTGTCGGCGCTGTCGGCGCGATCGTCGACAATCTCGTCCTCGTCGCGCTGGTCGAGTTCACGGCGCTCGGGCCGGTGGTCGCGAAAGCGATCTCGTGGGAACTCGGGATCGCGGTCATCTTCACGATCAACGAACGGTGGACGTTCGCGACGTTCGGCGAGTCGGGAACTCGAGCGCTGGCCCGCCGGTTTCTGCGATCGAACGTTGTTCGCTTCGGCGGGTTCCTGGTCACGCTGGCGGTACTGGCGGCGCTCGTCTACGGATTCGCCGTCTGGTACGTCACGGCGAACGTGATCGGAATCGGAGTCGGGTTCTTCGTGAACTACGTTTGTGAGAGCCTCTACACGTGGCAGGTCCACCGAGGCGGGCGGTAG
- a CDS encoding HAH_0734 family protein, with translation MKRLIIHGDPGIRKGAVIEYDGREVTCFGINRNGEWHGPDRVQLWCTVGDESEIEDYERRNYTPHFLEVDHVTAEEVTVVEPRGDIAV, from the coding sequence ATGAAGCGGCTCATCATCCACGGGGACCCGGGCATTCGGAAAGGCGCCGTCATCGAGTACGACGGTAGAGAGGTGACCTGTTTCGGGATCAACCGCAACGGGGAGTGGCACGGTCCCGATCGCGTCCAGCTCTGGTGTACCGTCGGCGACGAGAGCGAGATCGAAGACTACGAGAGGCGCAACTACACGCCACATTTCCTCGAGGTCGACCACGTCACTGCCGAGGAAGTGACCGTCGTCGAGCCACGAGGCGACATCGCCGTCTGA
- a CDS encoding 50S ribosomal protein L44e: MQMPRRFNTYCPHCNEHQEHEVEKVRTGRSSGMKWDARRTRRNKAVIGNAGRFSKVPGGDKPTKKTDLKYRCGECGKAHLREGWRAGRLEFQE; this comes from the coding sequence ATGCAGATGCCACGCCGGTTCAACACGTACTGCCCGCACTGCAACGAACATCAGGAACACGAAGTCGAGAAGGTCCGTACGGGCCGCTCGAGCGGCATGAAGTGGGACGCTCGCCGAACCCGCCGCAACAAGGCGGTCATCGGGAACGCCGGTCGCTTCTCGAAGGTGCCCGGTGGCGACAAGCCCACGAAGAAGACGGACCTCAAGTACCGCTGTGGCGAATGCGGCAAGGCCCACCTCCGCGAAGGGTGGCGCGCCGGTCGACTCGAGTTCCAGGAGTGA
- a CDS encoding 30S ribosomal protein S27e gives MAGNFYTVRCSDCENEQIVFGKASTEVACAVCGTTLARPTGGKAEIDHEIVETVEAR, from the coding sequence ATGGCAGGAAACTTCTACACCGTCCGCTGTAGTGACTGCGAGAACGAACAGATCGTCTTCGGCAAAGCCTCCACCGAGGTCGCCTGTGCCGTCTGCGGGACGACGCTGGCTCGCCCGACCGGTGGCAAAGCCGAGATCGACCACGAGATCGTCGAGACCGTCGAAGCACGATGA
- a CDS encoding translation initiation factor IF-2 subunit alpha yields MKYSGWPDPGELVVGKIDEIEDFGVFVDLEEYEDKRGLIHISEVASGWIKNVRDHVREGQIVVCKVLDVDESSQQIDLSLKDVNDHQRSDKIQEWKNEQKADNWMELAFGEEIEDEQYTSIANELLAAHGGLYDGFKQAAIHGQEALENTDLADEEVDAIVETARENVSVPYVNVTGYVDLENPSESGVDGVRKALKAAEGNGDVPEEVDLEVTYVGAPEYRIKVQAPNYKTAESQLEASARRAVAAIEDRGGEGEYHREQRTDDE; encoded by the coding sequence ATGAAGTACAGCGGCTGGCCCGACCCCGGCGAACTCGTCGTCGGCAAGATCGACGAGATCGAGGACTTCGGCGTCTTCGTCGATCTCGAGGAGTACGAGGACAAACGTGGCCTCATCCACATCTCCGAGGTCGCAAGCGGGTGGATCAAGAACGTCCGCGACCACGTCCGCGAGGGCCAGATCGTCGTCTGCAAGGTACTCGACGTCGACGAGTCCTCCCAGCAGATCGACCTCTCGCTGAAAGACGTCAACGATCACCAGCGCTCCGACAAGATCCAGGAGTGGAAAAACGAACAGAAGGCCGACAACTGGATGGAACTGGCCTTCGGCGAGGAGATCGAGGACGAACAGTACACCTCGATCGCGAACGAACTGCTCGCCGCACACGGAGGCCTCTACGACGGCTTCAAACAGGCCGCCATCCACGGCCAGGAGGCCCTCGAGAACACCGACCTCGCCGACGAGGAGGTCGACGCGATCGTCGAGACCGCCCGCGAGAACGTCTCGGTGCCGTACGTCAACGTCACCGGCTACGTCGACCTCGAGAACCCCTCCGAGAGCGGCGTCGATGGCGTTCGCAAGGCGCTCAAAGCGGCCGAGGGTAACGGCGACGTCCCCGAGGAAGTCGACCTCGAGGTGACGTACGTCGGTGCACCCGAGTACCGCATCAAAGTGCAGGCGCCGAACTACAAGACCGCCGAGAGTCAACTCGAGGCGAGCGCCCGACGTGCGGTCGCCGCGATCGAAGACCGCGGCGGCGAGGGCGAGTACCACCGCGAACAGCGAACCGACGACGAGTGA
- a CDS encoding RNA-protein complex protein Nop10, with protein sequence MKSDIRVCSAWREAHDRPVYTLSSTCPECGADAVNSAPAPFDPTDPYGEYRRALKCRNRG encoded by the coding sequence ATGAAATCGGACATCAGGGTGTGTTCGGCGTGGCGCGAGGCCCACGACCGCCCGGTCTATACCCTTTCGTCGACCTGTCCGGAGTGTGGTGCCGACGCGGTAAACAGCGCCCCTGCGCCGTTCGACCCGACCGATCCGTACGGCGAGTACCGACGCGCTCTTAAGTGTCGCAATCGCGGGTAA
- a CDS encoding proteasome assembly chaperone family protein has translation MDELDIDAVAEVDLDDPVLVEGLPGVGHVGKLAAEHVLEELEDESTLVRRIYSREFPPQVSIDGGVADLTCAELYAVEVPEGRDVLVLTGDHQAQSNDGHYLLTDAFLDVAEEFGVTELYALGGVPTGELIDEYAVLGAVSHESLLEPLEEAGVEFREDEPAGGIVGVSGLLLGLGGRRGFEAACLMGETSGYLVDPKSARAVLEVLETRLEFELDYESLDERADEMEEVIGKIQEMENQQSMDVPSDDDLRYIG, from the coding sequence ATGGACGAACTCGACATCGACGCGGTCGCGGAGGTCGACCTCGACGACCCCGTACTCGTCGAGGGGCTGCCGGGCGTCGGACACGTCGGAAAACTCGCCGCAGAGCACGTACTGGAGGAACTCGAAGACGAGAGCACGCTCGTTCGACGGATCTACTCGCGGGAGTTCCCGCCACAGGTCTCGATCGACGGTGGCGTCGCCGACCTGACGTGTGCGGAACTCTACGCTGTCGAGGTGCCCGAGGGACGGGACGTGCTCGTCCTGACTGGCGACCACCAGGCCCAGTCGAACGACGGACACTACCTCCTTACAGACGCGTTTCTCGACGTCGCCGAGGAGTTCGGCGTCACGGAACTGTACGCACTCGGCGGCGTTCCGACCGGCGAACTCATCGACGAGTACGCCGTCCTCGGAGCCGTCAGCCACGAGTCGCTACTCGAGCCACTCGAGGAGGCGGGCGTCGAGTTCCGCGAGGACGAACCGGCCGGCGGCATCGTCGGTGTCAGCGGCCTGCTGCTCGGACTCGGCGGGCGGCGTGGCTTCGAGGCGGCGTGTCTGATGGGCGAGACCAGCGGCTACCTCGTCGATCCGAAAAGCGCCCGCGCGGTCCTCGAGGTGCTCGAGACCCGCCTCGAGTTCGAACTCGACTACGAGTCGCTTGACGAACGCGCCGACGAGATGGAAGAGGTCATCGGGAAGATCCAGGAGATGGAAAATCAGCAGTCGATGGACGTTCCGAGTGACGACGACCTGCGATACATCGGCTGA
- a CDS encoding J domain-containing protein — translation MPTDVVDAIPPVVLTGLALGAIFTVFAAGLFFVGERLFPNRSPGSERTYSSEDRRRVEIREYLQRIGERFAEDHPIAGESVEFYLPERDVAVTFDAHAFFRIQNATDTYPILVEHEMPGSHLGRRLPFEVPEVGPDPMDFQERTRLAFEALGLPTTADRDEIKSAYRERVKEVHPDHGGDEESFRRVQEAYVTAKEHAD, via the coding sequence GTGCCAACCGACGTCGTCGACGCGATTCCGCCGGTCGTCCTCACCGGGCTTGCACTCGGGGCCATATTTACGGTGTTTGCCGCGGGGCTGTTTTTCGTCGGCGAACGGCTGTTCCCGAACCGATCGCCAGGCAGTGAGCGGACGTACTCGAGCGAAGACCGCCGGCGCGTCGAGATCCGCGAGTACCTCCAGCGGATCGGCGAGCGCTTCGCGGAGGATCACCCGATCGCCGGGGAGTCGGTCGAATTCTACCTGCCCGAGCGTGACGTCGCGGTGACGTTCGACGCGCACGCGTTCTTCCGAATTCAGAACGCGACCGACACGTACCCGATCCTCGTCGAGCACGAGATGCCCGGCAGCCACCTCGGGCGGCGACTCCCGTTCGAGGTCCCCGAGGTGGGTCCCGATCCGATGGACTTCCAGGAGCGAACGCGCCTCGCCTTCGAGGCACTCGGACTGCCGACGACTGCAGATCGAGACGAGATCAAGTCCGCCTACCGGGAGCGAGTCAAGGAGGTCCACCCCGACCACGGCGGCGACGAGGAGTCGTTCCGTCGCGTCCAGGAAGCGTACGTGACGGCGAAAGAGCACGCCGACTGA
- a CDS encoding MarR family transcriptional regulator yields the protein MVDVLDNKRAATRFRILVEIAERQPAVSQGEIADEVDVTSQAVSEYIRALVDDGLVEKEGRSRYRVTKEGVDWLFQAAGDVRRFADHVTEDVLGAMGEDAAIATDDLSEGDTVSLSIRDGLLHASPGTEGPATGVATTDAAAGTDVGVTSFEGVIDLEPGSVTVWQVPAVRAGGSRVVDVDQIADGCADTDLVAAAGVEAVVSLREAGVDPDVTFAVGEVAADAAERGLEVAVVATIDAVGRVTDTLRDGDVTYEVLEA from the coding sequence ATGGTCGACGTCCTCGACAACAAACGAGCGGCGACGCGGTTTCGCATCTTGGTCGAGATCGCAGAGCGCCAGCCGGCGGTCAGTCAGGGAGAGATCGCCGACGAAGTAGACGTGACGAGTCAGGCAGTAAGCGAGTACATCCGTGCGCTCGTCGACGACGGACTCGTCGAGAAAGAGGGCCGCTCGCGGTATCGCGTCACCAAAGAGGGCGTCGACTGGCTCTTCCAGGCTGCCGGTGACGTTCGCCGGTTCGCCGACCACGTCACCGAAGACGTCCTCGGCGCGATGGGCGAAGACGCTGCCATCGCAACCGACGACCTGTCGGAAGGCGATACCGTCTCGCTATCCATCAGAGACGGCCTCCTCCACGCCAGCCCGGGAACCGAGGGGCCGGCGACCGGCGTCGCGACGACAGACGCCGCCGCCGGCACCGACGTCGGCGTCACGAGTTTCGAGGGTGTCATCGACCTCGAGCCGGGCTCGGTGACGGTGTGGCAGGTACCGGCGGTCCGCGCGGGCGGCAGCCGCGTTGTCGACGTCGACCAGATCGCCGACGGCTGTGCGGACACCGACCTCGTCGCCGCCGCCGGCGTCGAAGCCGTCGTCTCGCTGCGCGAGGCCGGCGTCGATCCCGACGTGACCTTTGCCGTCGGCGAGGTCGCAGCCGACGCCGCAGAACGCGGCCTCGAGGTGGCCGTCGTCGCCACGATCGATGCCGTCGGACGCGTCACCGACACGCTCAGAGACGGCGACGTGACCTACGAAGTGCTCGAGGCCTAG
- the artA gene encoding archaeosortase A produces MAFSVPSSFTDVLAWVVIGAFVLSVLLEWLDVADAPRYVASAAWVIFGVFWLALVPHYYYHVQSPIETILSLAALPLSLYTAVLLFRGRDSLLVLSKAVAFMGLIYLPAETIPFVRTWLIETTASQAHWGMEQFGYSPGLVEGANGYQSRFDFDPDETVTGRTTYIVMACTGIGSMAIFGGLIAAVKAPLRRKAAGFAFAVGIIWFLNLVRNVFIGLASPWGWFQQEPLVYVVTTYLGEPASRTSFLVAHNYIGQTLSVVALVGITYLVVRIVPEVLVVLEDVLFVLTGTEYDLEDALGPSVRADGGEPKR; encoded by the coding sequence ATGGCGTTCTCGGTCCCGAGTTCGTTCACCGACGTCCTGGCGTGGGTCGTGATCGGTGCGTTCGTCCTGTCGGTCCTCCTGGAGTGGCTCGACGTTGCGGACGCGCCGCGGTACGTCGCGTCGGCCGCGTGGGTGATCTTCGGCGTCTTCTGGCTGGCGCTCGTGCCCCACTACTACTATCACGTTCAGAGCCCGATCGAGACGATCCTGAGTCTCGCCGCCCTCCCGCTGTCGCTGTACACGGCCGTCCTCCTGTTCCGGGGGCGGGACTCGCTGCTCGTGCTCTCGAAGGCGGTCGCGTTCATGGGGCTGATCTACCTGCCCGCGGAGACGATTCCGTTCGTTCGCACGTGGCTGATCGAGACGACCGCCAGCCAGGCCCACTGGGGGATGGAGCAGTTCGGCTACAGCCCCGGCCTCGTCGAGGGGGCAAACGGCTACCAGAGCCGCTTTGACTTCGACCCCGACGAGACGGTGACCGGTCGAACCACGTACATCGTCATGGCCTGTACGGGAATCGGGAGCATGGCGATCTTCGGTGGGTTGATCGCCGCCGTCAAAGCGCCGCTGCGACGCAAGGCAGCGGGCTTTGCCTTCGCGGTCGGCATCATCTGGTTTCTCAACCTCGTGCGAAACGTCTTCATCGGGCTGGCCTCGCCGTGGGGCTGGTTCCAGCAGGAACCGCTGGTCTACGTCGTGACCACGTACCTGGGGGAACCGGCGAGTCGCACCTCGTTTCTCGTCGCCCACAACTACATCGGCCAGACGCTGTCGGTCGTCGCACTCGTCGGGATCACGTACCTCGTCGTCCGGATCGTTCCCGAGGTTCTCGTCGTCCTCGAGGACGTCCTGTTCGTGCTCACCGGCACCGAGTACGACCTCGAGGACGCCCTCGGCCCGTCGGTGCGAGCCGACGGTGGCGAACCGAAGCGATGA
- a CDS encoding metallophosphoesterase — protein MTAAAVDVPFTVADRAVYLPSAETLVVADVHLGRAATSSVDAPIEDGSDAVSRLEGLLERFSPGTVAIAGDLLHSFSRVPRGVEETVADLVAATDAAGAALVVTPGNHDAMLEGVYDGETAAEYRLEDGETVVLHGHEAPTVAADRYVVGHDHPSLSVDGRKLPCLLYGPGTYDGADVVVLPAFTRLAPGSTVNGMRSGDFQTPLVTDADAFYPAVRDVTGDETLWFPPLGECRQLL, from the coding sequence ATGACCGCTGCTGCGGTCGACGTTCCTTTCACCGTCGCGGACCGTGCCGTCTACCTCCCGTCGGCCGAGACGCTCGTCGTCGCCGACGTCCACCTGGGACGGGCCGCGACGTCCTCGGTCGACGCGCCGATCGAGGACGGGTCAGACGCCGTCTCCCGACTCGAGGGGCTGCTCGAGCGATTCTCGCCCGGGACGGTCGCGATCGCGGGCGACCTGTTGCACTCGTTCTCGCGGGTTCCACGCGGCGTCGAGGAGACGGTCGCCGACCTCGTGGCGGCCACCGACGCCGCGGGTGCGGCGCTCGTCGTCACGCCAGGCAACCACGACGCGATGCTCGAGGGCGTCTACGACGGCGAGACGGCGGCCGAGTACCGACTCGAGGACGGCGAGACCGTCGTGTTGCACGGACACGAAGCGCCGACGGTGGCTGCGGATCGGTACGTCGTCGGTCACGATCACCCGTCGCTGTCGGTCGACGGCCGGAAACTGCCGTGTCTGCTGTACGGTCCCGGGACGTACGACGGGGCCGACGTGGTGGTCCTCCCGGCGTTTACCCGCCTCGCGCCCGGGTCGACGGTCAACGGAATGCGTAGCGGTGACTTCCAGACGCCGCTCGTGACCGACGCCGACGCGTTCTACCCGGCAGTCAGGGACGTCACAGGCGACGAGACGCTCTGGTTTCCCCCGCTGGGCGAGTGTCGGCAGCTCCTGTGA